The following coding sequences are from one Nilaparvata lugens isolate BPH chromosome 6, ASM1435652v1, whole genome shotgun sequence window:
- the LOC120351874 gene encoding uncharacterized protein LOC120351874 isoform X2, with product MQNGDIDVGNRWVVPYSPLLSKTYQAHINVEYCNSVKSIKYICKYVDKGSDMAVFSVQSDNFDNNAVRDVDEIAQYQAGRYISSNEAAWRIFSFPMHERNPAVVHLAVHLENGQRVYFTDANVQERALNPPGTTLTAFITLCQEDAFARTLMYSEVPSYYTWNVTRKVFVRRKRGEPVDGHPGIFKENTIGRLYTVHPNQDECFFLRMLLVNVPGPRSFQQLKIFDGVTHATFRATCQALNLLENDQQWNICINDACNTAHPNQIRALFAIILTACFPSSPTELWERYRSHMAEDILHRVRLENANMTLEFTEAIYNEALINIEDKCLAITNKVLSQLGMPAPTRTATAAFDGVILTTVTGNWKRSAAS from the coding sequence ATGCAAAATGGTGATATTGATGTAGGCAACCGTTGGGTGGTTCCATATTCTCCtttactgtcaaaaacataccaAGCCCACATAAACGTAGAATATTGTAATTCCGTGAAATCAATTAAATATATCTGTAAATATGTTGATAAAGGCAGCGATATGGCAGTTTTTAGTGTGCAATCTGATAATTTTGACAATAATGCAGTACGAGATGTTGATGAAATTGCTCAATACCAGGCTGGAAGATACATAAGCAGCAATGAGGCTGCATGGcgaattttttcatttcccaTGCATGAACGCAATCCAGCTGTGGTTCACTTGGCAGTACATTTAGAAAATGGACAGCGTGTTTATTTCACAGATGCAAATGTGCAAGAAAGAGCCCTTAATCCACCTGGTACAACTCTGACTGCTTTTATCACCTTATGCCAGGAAGACGCTTTCGCCAGAACACTAATGTATTCAGAAGTTCCCTCTTACTACACATGGAATGTAACTAGAAAAGTATTTGTACGGCGCAAACGAGGGGAGCCAGTCGACGGTCACCCTGGCattttcaaagaaaatacaATTGGTAGACTTTATACAGTGCATCCCAATCAAGATGAATGTTTTTTCCTTCGCATGTTATTGGTAAATGTGCCTGGTCCTAGATCTTTCCagcaattaaaaatatttgacgGCGTCACACATGCCACTTTTCGCGCTACGTGTCAAGCTCTGaatttattagaaaatgacCAACAGTGGAACATATGCATCAATGACGCGTGCAACACTGCACATCCAAACCAAATTCGCGCATTATTCGCAATTATATTGACCGCTTGCTTTCCTTCATCTCCCACAGAGTTATGGGAAAGATATCGTTCGCATATGGCTGAGGATATTTTGCATAGAGTACGCCTTGAAAATGCCAATATGACCTTAGAATTTACAGAAGCCATTTACAACGAAgcattgataaatattgaagaCAAGTGCTTAGCTATTACAAATAAAGTTCTTAGTCAATTAGGAATGCCAGCACCAACCCGAACTGCGACTGCTGCATTTGATGGAGTTATTCTCACGACAGTTACTGGAAATTGGAAACGGTCAGCTGCCAGTTGA
- the LOC120351874 gene encoding uncharacterized protein LOC120351874 isoform X1 yields the protein MTVEERASVRERNRLSTIQTRNVDPAERRAARLEDARLRARQSRSAATNLVRFERNERERVRIAETRTERTADLHLEYNRLAFRYNPAVDYSSSQHVVIGQMSHVCSYCQALKFNNETKGMCCAGGKIKLPQLDAQPQPFKTLLAGSTAESKHFLSNIRKYNSCFQMTSFGAEIVTAQFMPTFKIKGQIYHKAGSLLPFSDSDHKFLQIYFIGDDRDEVDARCGIHNSLRRSIISQLQELLHERNNLVRLFKTAIDIMPSDTHKILIHADKTPAGEHVRRYNAPTIDEVAIIVIVGDQFQPRDIVLHRRNNQLINVAETHRCYDALQYPVIFWDGANGYHFNVKMINPVNGAEINKKCSSMNFYAYRLMIRRNEDNHIFKFRQLFHQYLVDMYAKIETERLLFLRLNQTKLRSEEYIHLRDAVVNDGNTTSVGKLTILPSSFIGSPRHMQEYAQDAMSYVRHYGRPDLFITFTCNPVWDEIRQLLLPGQSHVDKHDIIARVFRQKLKSLMDFIVKLEVFGSVRCWMYSVEWQKRGTILLKWRFSVFPVSIFWKCVYILEGVHYRLLIRRMNIIHGIRVPSRNIIN from the coding sequence ATGACTGTGGAAGAGCGAGCATCCGTACGAGAGAGGAACAGGCTAAGCACCATCCAGACACGCAACGTAGACCCAGCAGAAAGACGAGCAGCCAGGCTTGAGGATGCACGATTGCGAGCACGTCAGTCGCGTTCTGCAGCAACAAATTTGGTTCGTTTTGAACGAAATGAACGCGAAAGGGTGAGGATAGCTGAAACACGAACAGAAAGAACAGCTGATCTGCATCTGGAATACAATCGTCTTGCGTTCCGGTACAATCCAGCTGTTGATTATAGTTCAAGTCAGCATGTTGTCATTGGTCAGATGAGTCATGTATGTAGCTACTGCCAGGCTCTAAAGTTTAATAATGAAACGAAAGGGATGTGTTGCGCTGGCGGAAAAATCAAATTGCCTCAACTTGATGCACAACCACAGCCATTCAAAACTTTACTTGCTGGATCTACCGCTGAATCGAAGCATTTCTTATCGAACATCAGGAAATATAACTCTTGCTTCCAAATGACGTCATTTGGTGCGGAAATCGTGACTGCTCAATTTATGCCAACTTTTAAAATCAAAGGGCAAATATATCACAAAGCTGGCTCCCTGCTCCCGTTCTCAGATAGTGACCATAAATTCCTACAAATTTACTTCATTGGTGATGATAGAGATGAAGTAGATGCACGTTGTGGAATACATAACTCTCTAAGAAGATCCATTATTTCGCAGCTGCAGGAGCTCCTTCACGAAAGGAACAATTTGGTGCGTTTGTTCAAAACAGCAATTGATATAATGCCATCAGATACCCACAAAATTCTTATTCACGCAGACAAAACTCCCGCTGGAGAACATGTCCGGAGATATAATGCTCCAACTATAGACGAAGTAGCAATAATTGTCATAGTTGGAGATCAGTTCCAACCTAGAGATATTGTTCTCCATCgaagaaataatcaattaataaacGTAGCAGAAACTCACCGTTGTTACGATGCTTTACAATATCCAGTGATCTTTTGGGATGGTGCTAATGGATATCATTTCAATGTGAAAATGATAAATCCAGTAAATGGTGCAGAAATCAATAAAAAGTGCAGCTCAATGAACTTTTACGCATACCGCTTAATGATTCGGAGGAACGAGGacaatcatatttttaaattccGTCAGTTATTTCACCAGTACCTTGTGGATATGTATGCAAAAATTGAAACGGAACGTTTGCTATTTCTCCGTTTGAATCAGACTAAACTACGCTCTGAAGAATATATTCATTTGCGAGATGCAGTTGTGAATGACGGTAATACAACCAGCGTTGGAAAGCTAACTATTTTGCCATCTTCATTCATTGGCAGTCCACGTCACATGCAAGAATATGCTCAAGATGCAATGTCATATGTTCGTCATTATGGGCGTCCAGATTTATTTATCACTTTCACATGCAATCCAGTTTGGGACGAGATACGGCAGCTGTTACTTCCTGGGCAATCACACGTGGATAAGCATGACATTATAGCACGTGTTTTCCGACAAAAGCTTAAATCGCTGATGGATTTCATTGTGAAACTTGAAGTATTTGGATCTGTGCGCTGCTGGATGTATTCAGTGGAATGGCAGAAGAGAGGgactattttattaaaatggagATTCTCAGTGTTCCCTGTCTCTATATTTTGGAAATGTGTGTATATATTAGAAGGTGTTCACTACAGACTATTAATAAGACGCATGAATATAATACACGGCATAAGAGTACCTTCTCGGAATATCATAAATTGA